A region from the Methanothrix sp. genome encodes:
- a CDS encoding DUF2111 domain-containing protein, producing MPKIEISENSGAEELAPIAIAINEILNLPVTMRSAGARGVRVERGMVVDDDYTGPVLEDVLRSGRAVRTIPSSGAFKGVPVSVAPIKLKDRVLAAVGVVDVVGTIDIPEIFGAYVDVVRQVSEHRKP from the coding sequence ATGCCTAAGATAGAGATTTCAGAAAACTCAGGTGCTGAGGAGCTGGCACCCATCGCAATCGCCATAAACGAGATACTCAACCTTCCTGTCACGATGAGAAGCGCGGGAGCCAGGGGGGTGAGGGTGGAGAGGGGCATGGTGGTGGATGATGACTACACAGGTCCAGTCCTTGAGGACGTTCTCAGATCCGGAAGGGCGGTGAGGACGATACCCTCCAGCGGCGCCTTCAAGGGGGTTCCGGTATCTGTCGCCCCCATCAAGCTCAAAGATCGTGTTCTTGCAGCTGTCGGCGTGGTGGATGTTGTTGGAACCATCGATATCCCGGAGATCTTCGGAGCATACGTGGATGTCGTGAGACAGGTCTCGGAGCACAGGAAGCCCTGA
- a CDS encoding thymidylate synthase, whose protein sequence is MNSIGRLVRARAADEAWRRGLNIIWRQGAEIEDERGSRTKELMNLMVVVEDASSCVAPREYSWTEERLDEYASQLLSPENPGFEYTYGERLRSWNGEVDQIAVIINRLRKNPGTRRATAVTWIPPVDHRRDEVPCMVVCDFKIRSGRLNLTVMFRSHDFAGAYPANVYALTRLLRYVSEETGTAPGSITTLSASAHIYEHDWDWVESMIVRVGERQAGL, encoded by the coding sequence ATGAATAGCATCGGTCGGCTTGTTCGTGCCAGAGCAGCGGATGAAGCGTGGCGCCGTGGTCTCAACATCATATGGCGGCAGGGCGCCGAGATCGAGGACGAGAGGGGCTCGAGGACGAAGGAGCTGATGAACCTCATGGTAGTCGTCGAGGACGCGAGCTCCTGCGTTGCACCCCGCGAGTACTCCTGGACAGAGGAGCGTCTGGATGAGTATGCGTCACAGCTCCTTTCCCCTGAGAACCCCGGGTTCGAGTACACCTACGGGGAGAGGCTCAGGTCGTGGAACGGAGAGGTCGACCAGATCGCTGTGATAATAAATCGCCTTAGAAAGAATCCCGGGACGAGGAGGGCGACCGCGGTGACCTGGATTCCTCCGGTGGATCACAGGAGGGATGAGGTGCCGTGCATGGTAGTCTGCGATTTCAAAATAAGATCCGGCAGGCTGAACCTCACAGTGATGTTCAGGAGCCATGACTTCGCCGGAGCTTATCCTGCGAATGTTTACGCTCTGACAAGGCTCCTCCGCTATGTCTCAGAGGAGACCGGAACGGCACCGGGGAGCATCACCACGCTTAGCGCATCAGCCCACATCTATGAGCACGACTGGGACTGGGTGGAGAGCATGATCGTGAGAGTGGGGGAGCGGCAGGCTGGTCTTTAG
- a CDS encoding ABC transporter ATP-binding protein — protein MNDAVCALGICKGFNTLFRRRKEVLKDINLLIDGEEIFGILGPNGSGKTTLLSIFSTLIYPDRGELTILGIDARRNTHEVRKHINISTGKPNFPWSLTVRENLRHSGMLYGLHGRELERAVDWSMESFGLYEYQDTRFENLSTGVKQRLSLAKAMLNGPKLLFLDEPTTGLDPQMAQRTRALVRRIHRDMGVSVVMTTHYMPEAEELCGMIAFLKEGRIVAQDTPARLKRSLKLGERLTIWYTGDIEANALRSIPGVISADLSSGRADLVIDKNEATFSRVMRTFQSAEILDLSVEEPDLEDVFIELAG, from the coding sequence ATGAATGATGCGGTCTGTGCACTCGGGATATGCAAGGGATTCAACACGCTGTTCCGGAGGAGGAAAGAGGTTCTCAAGGATATCAATCTCCTGATAGATGGAGAGGAGATATTCGGCATACTCGGTCCGAACGGCTCCGGTAAGACCACCCTGCTCTCGATATTCTCCACTCTGATATACCCTGACAGGGGCGAGCTCACGATTCTGGGTATAGACGCCCGCAGGAATACACACGAGGTCAGGAAGCACATTAACATAAGCACAGGCAAGCCGAACTTTCCGTGGAGCCTTACTGTCAGAGAGAACCTGCGCCACTCAGGCATGCTATACGGTCTCCATGGAAGGGAGCTCGAGAGGGCAGTGGACTGGTCGATGGAGAGCTTCGGTCTCTACGAGTATCAGGACACGCGCTTCGAGAACCTCTCGACCGGCGTGAAGCAGAGACTATCGCTTGCGAAGGCGATGCTGAACGGGCCTAAGCTCTTGTTTTTGGATGAGCCTACGACCGGCCTGGATCCGCAGATGGCCCAGAGGACGAGAGCGCTGGTGAGGAGAATCCACAGGGACATGGGCGTCTCTGTGGTCATGACCACGCACTACATGCCAGAGGCCGAGGAGCTCTGCGGCATGATAGCGTTCCTGAAGGAGGGGCGCATCGTCGCACAGGACACACCGGCAAGGCTGAAGAGGAGCCTGAAGCTTGGAGAGAGGCTGACGATATGGTACACGGGAGATATAGAGGCAAATGCCCTCCGGTCGATTCCAGGAGTGATATCAGCAGATCTTTCATCGGGCAGGGCCGATCTGGTCATCGATAAGAACGAGGCTACATTCAGCAGGGTCATGCGCACATTTCAGAGCGCTGAGATTCTTGATCTTAGTGTGGAAGAGCCTGATCTGGAGGATGTTTTCATTGAGCTTGCAGGGTGA
- a CDS encoding MBL fold metallo-hydrolase, with protein MRYRNVCDRVYAVGGPDITGGDDCCVYLVDCGADLALIDAGLGRSVDKILRNVQSAGYEPYCIKYIIATHCHIDHIGGIAPLVNLYGPKVIAHELDRRGIEEVHDDLTAADLYGIEYTPTRVDIPLKGEHEVIRIGDLDFHMIHTPGHTPGSISPFIETKDGRVLFGQDIHGPFSPKWGSDLAMWRKSMARLLSLNIDVLCEGHAGVYRGEKARRYIESYLRRYGQSHST; from the coding sequence ATGCGATACAGGAACGTGTGCGACAGGGTTTATGCGGTTGGAGGTCCTGATATCACAGGCGGCGACGACTGCTGTGTGTACCTTGTGGACTGCGGTGCTGATCTCGCTCTCATCGATGCAGGCCTGGGGAGGAGCGTCGATAAAATTCTGAGAAACGTCCAGTCCGCAGGATACGAGCCGTACTGCATAAAGTACATCATAGCGACACACTGCCACATCGACCACATCGGGGGCATAGCGCCGCTGGTGAACCTCTACGGTCCCAAGGTCATTGCGCATGAGCTGGACCGGAGGGGAATAGAGGAGGTGCATGACGATCTCACTGCCGCGGACCTTTACGGCATCGAATACACGCCGACGAGGGTCGACATACCCCTGAAGGGAGAGCATGAGGTTATCCGCATAGGAGATCTCGATTTCCACATGATACACACGCCAGGCCACACTCCCGGATCCATATCGCCCTTCATCGAGACAAAAGATGGCAGGGTCCTCTTCGGCCAGGACATCCACGGGCCGTTCTCCCCAAAATGGGGCTCGGATCTTGCGATGTGGAGAAAATCGATGGCCAGGCTGCTTTCGCTGAACATAGATGTGCTCTGTGAGGGGCATGCAGGCGTCTACAGGGGAGAGAAGGCGAGAAGGTACATCGAGTCATACCTCAGGAGATACGGCCAGTCCCACAGCACCTAG
- a CDS encoding NAD(P)/FAD-dependent oxidoreductase, translating into MDRYDVAVIGAGPAGLMAAKHASICGASTVVLEEHRAIGHPVQCAGLLGVRALEASEIQAEGFLLNPFRGAVFVSPDGSRLSFRSSDVRAWAVDRRLFDRSMAVAAVHHGVEIMLGAHVRSMRRADDLMVLHLRDKEIAARAVISAEGVRASLARRSGIPPPKRLLSGAQVEVPFDVDDLESVEVHLGREIAPGLFAWVIPISRSSARIGLCATESACHHLKRFLSSARIKERILGSPVSLVVGGLPLGPPERTCADGMLAVGDAAAQVKPTSGGGVYPGLVCGRIAGRVAAEHALSGRPLERYEREWRSAIGREISLGMRVNDILRRMSDGEIDMMIRKIASTPEAIRAIEEHGDIDRPSRVLLRLMPMLARDLSFIRTILKAVF; encoded by the coding sequence ATGGATCGCTATGACGTGGCTGTGATAGGCGCGGGTCCTGCAGGGCTCATGGCAGCGAAGCATGCGTCAATCTGCGGCGCCAGCACTGTTGTCCTGGAGGAGCACAGGGCCATCGGCCACCCTGTCCAGTGCGCGGGCCTTCTCGGCGTCAGAGCGCTTGAGGCATCAGAAATTCAGGCGGAGGGCTTTCTGCTGAACCCATTCAGGGGCGCTGTATTCGTCTCCCCCGATGGCTCCAGGCTATCATTCAGGTCATCGGATGTCCGTGCCTGGGCCGTCGACAGAAGGCTCTTCGACAGGAGCATGGCAGTGGCCGCTGTCCATCATGGAGTTGAGATCATGCTCGGCGCGCATGTGAGGTCCATGAGAAGAGCCGACGACCTCATGGTTCTGCATCTCCGCGATAAAGAGATAGCAGCGCGCGCTGTTATATCCGCTGAGGGTGTGAGGGCATCGCTGGCCAGGCGCTCCGGCATCCCCCCTCCAAAACGCCTGCTCTCCGGCGCACAGGTTGAGGTGCCTTTTGATGTTGATGATTTAGAATCGGTGGAGGTGCATCTCGGCAGAGAAATCGCGCCAGGCCTCTTCGCATGGGTGATCCCGATATCCAGGAGCTCAGCGAGGATAGGCCTCTGCGCCACAGAGAGCGCATGCCATCACCTCAAAAGATTCCTGAGCTCAGCGAGGATAAAGGAGAGGATCCTCGGCTCTCCTGTCTCGCTTGTTGTCGGAGGTCTTCCATTAGGCCCTCCGGAGAGGACATGTGCAGATGGCATGCTCGCCGTCGGGGATGCGGCGGCCCAGGTGAAGCCCACATCCGGCGGAGGTGTGTATCCTGGACTAGTATGCGGACGAATCGCAGGAAGGGTTGCAGCTGAGCACGCTCTGAGTGGCAGGCCGCTTGAGAGATACGAGCGCGAATGGAGATCCGCGATCGGCAGGGAGATATCTCTTGGCATGAGGGTCAACGATATCCTGAGGCGGATGAGCGATGGAGAGATCGATATGATGATAAGAAAGATCGCCTCAACGCCGGAGGCCATAAGGGCGATCGAGGAGCATGGCGATATCGACAGACCGAGCCGTGTGCTGCTCCGGCTTATGCCGATGCTGGCGCGGGATCTCTCTTTTATCAGAACGATACTAAAGGCCGTGTTCTGA
- a CDS encoding pro-sigmaK processing inhibitor BofA family protein encodes MIELGMVLLLIAVVIGIFVILRSLRTFLVNALIGLFVLYLANAAAGLGIGYDWSVVLICAFGGALGALMVIALHIMGWAF; translated from the coding sequence GTGATCGAGCTCGGCATGGTACTGCTGCTGATCGCAGTCGTTATTGGCATCTTCGTGATCCTCAGGTCCCTCAGAACGTTTTTGGTCAACGCGCTTATAGGCCTCTTTGTTTTGTACCTCGCAAATGCAGCCGCAGGTCTCGGCATAGGATACGACTGGTCTGTTGTATTGATATGCGCATTTGGCGGAGCGCTCGGCGCCCTGATGGTGATAGCACTTCACATCATGGGATGGGCGTTCTGA
- a CDS encoding anion transporter: MISPLILILVLVLIAFRQVGGLRLKIWQIMTVGAIAVVALGEISPVDAIRSINVDVMIFLAGMFVVGEAMRQSGYLFHLTNRLFGRADSTDELLIMLLFGMGMLSAFLMNDTIAIIGTPVVLYLSRVHRVAPGLMLLSLAFAVTIGSAMSPIGNPQNLLIAIDGGLENPFADFFGNLFIPTCINLFIVYLLMKAFYRNEFRRLDQIHVNDALRDEHLARACRISLSMIVILIVLKMGAVIWGIGESFRLTYIAVAAALPVILLSNRRWEILRGIDWETLIFFASMFVLMEAVWRSGFIQGSLNLDSSEIASIPMVLGLSVTLSQLVSNVPFVALYLPVLNQIGATAQAMVALAAGSTIAGNLSILGAASNVIIIQNAEKDGATITFVEFIKAGIPLTAANLAVYWLFLEIQPPL, from the coding sequence TTGATCTCACCACTTATTCTGATCCTCGTGCTCGTGCTCATAGCGTTCAGGCAGGTCGGCGGACTCAGGCTGAAGATCTGGCAGATAATGACAGTAGGAGCGATAGCTGTCGTCGCGCTCGGCGAGATCTCCCCCGTGGATGCCATCCGCTCGATCAACGTCGATGTAATGATCTTTCTTGCAGGCATGTTTGTGGTCGGGGAGGCGATGCGCCAGAGCGGATATCTGTTCCATCTCACAAACAGGCTCTTCGGGAGGGCTGACAGCACAGATGAGCTTCTCATAATGCTGCTCTTCGGGATGGGCATGCTCTCCGCGTTTCTCATGAACGACACAATAGCGATAATAGGCACACCTGTGGTGCTTTACCTCTCCAGGGTCCACAGGGTCGCACCAGGTCTCATGCTCCTCTCGCTGGCGTTCGCGGTGACCATAGGAAGCGCGATGAGCCCGATCGGCAACCCACAGAACCTGCTCATAGCGATCGACGGTGGTCTGGAGAACCCATTTGCAGACTTCTTCGGGAATCTATTCATACCGACATGCATCAACCTCTTCATTGTATATCTCCTGATGAAGGCGTTTTACAGGAACGAGTTCAGGAGGCTGGATCAGATACATGTGAATGATGCGCTCAGGGACGAGCATCTCGCAAGAGCATGCAGGATCTCTCTCTCGATGATCGTGATTCTCATAGTGCTGAAGATGGGAGCTGTGATATGGGGCATCGGGGAATCGTTCAGGCTGACATACATCGCCGTGGCAGCAGCTCTCCCGGTTATCCTCCTGAGCAACCGCAGGTGGGAGATACTCAGAGGCATCGACTGGGAGACGCTGATATTCTTCGCATCGATGTTCGTTCTCATGGAGGCTGTTTGGAGGTCGGGCTTCATCCAGGGCTCACTGAATCTGGATAGCAGTGAGATCGCCTCCATACCCATGGTCCTCGGGCTGAGCGTCACGCTGAGCCAGCTGGTATCGAATGTGCCTTTCGTCGCCCTCTACCTGCCGGTGCTCAACCAGATCGGGGCGACAGCCCAGGCGATGGTCGCGCTGGCTGCTGGCAGCACCATTGCTGGCAACCTCTCGATTCTTGGAGCCGCAAGCAACGTCATAATCATTCAGAACGCAGAGAAGGATGGAGCCACGATAACGTTCGTGGAGTTCATCAAGGCCGGCATTCCCCTCACAGCAGCGAACCTGGCCGTCTACTGGCTCTTCCTGGAGATCCAGCCCCCTCTGTGA
- a CDS encoding DUF1638 domain-containing protein, producing the protein MSTAGYSMIACGVFRKEIERISGDLDFSFDPIYLDPGLHVDFDALALRLREALESCKNSKIIVVYGACHPKMNDLLRGYRAELIDCQNCIDALITRREVERIASEGLYFYLTPGWIECWRDIFRRLGWGMEEARLEMGCFKGVIFIDTLGNADAYEKDLLEFMDFTLLQYRIIPGKLDHFRSLISDAAKRLEVRYG; encoded by the coding sequence ATGAGCACCGCTGGGTACTCCATGATCGCATGCGGCGTCTTCAGAAAGGAGATCGAGCGTATCTCCGGGGATCTGGATTTCTCGTTTGATCCAATTTATTTGGATCCGGGTCTGCATGTCGATTTCGATGCGCTGGCGCTCCGGCTGAGAGAGGCGCTGGAGTCCTGTAAGAATAGCAAAATCATCGTGGTCTACGGCGCCTGCCATCCGAAGATGAACGATCTTCTAAGAGGATACAGAGCTGAGCTGATAGACTGCCAGAACTGCATAGACGCGCTCATAACAAGGCGTGAGGTTGAGAGGATCGCATCAGAGGGGCTATACTTCTACCTGACCCCGGGATGGATCGAGTGCTGGCGCGACATATTCAGACGGCTCGGCTGGGGCATGGAGGAGGCACGACTCGAGATGGGATGCTTCAAGGGCGTTATATTCATAGACACGCTGGGAAATGCAGACGCTTACGAGAAGGATCTCCTGGAGTTCATGGACTTCACGCTCCTCCAGTACCGCATAATCCCTGGAAAGCTTGATCACTTCAGATCGCTCATATCTGATGCGGCGAAGAGGCTGGAGGTCCGCTATGGATGA
- the ala gene encoding alanine dehydrogenase, with the protein MEILWLSEDDVRSVLTMEDAIPAVESAFAEHGLGNVQMPPKSYLYYEHGDLRTMPAYIKKLEATGVKIVNSHPGNPEIGLPSVMAVVILNSVETGAPLALMGGTYLTAMRTGAAGGIAAKHLARRDSSAVGIIGAGAQARTQIMALAKLFDLEAVRVMDRRKERARAFVSDVSGFLECECVPVSDARDACDCDILVTATPSRAPVVLSEWVRDGTHINAIGADAPGKQELDPRLLRRAKVVVDDLSQAVHSGEVNVPISRGEYRSDEIHAQLGEIVAGKIPGRENDMEITIFDSTGLAIQDIAVASLVYRRARELSIGTLLEFM; encoded by the coding sequence TTGGAGATACTCTGGCTTTCAGAAGATGACGTGAGATCTGTTCTGACCATGGAGGATGCTATTCCGGCTGTTGAATCTGCGTTCGCAGAGCACGGCCTGGGGAATGTTCAGATGCCACCGAAGTCGTATCTCTACTACGAGCATGGCGATCTCAGAACGATGCCTGCGTACATCAAAAAGCTCGAGGCGACAGGGGTCAAGATAGTCAACTCCCACCCAGGGAACCCGGAGATAGGTCTGCCCTCTGTCATGGCAGTGGTCATCCTGAATTCCGTCGAGACCGGCGCCCCTCTTGCCCTGATGGGCGGCACGTATCTCACAGCCATGCGCACCGGTGCCGCAGGCGGGATAGCGGCGAAGCACCTGGCACGCCGGGATTCGAGCGCTGTGGGCATCATCGGCGCGGGAGCGCAGGCGAGGACCCAGATCATGGCCCTCGCAAAGCTATTCGATCTTGAGGCTGTGAGGGTCATGGACAGGAGAAAGGAGCGTGCGAGGGCATTCGTCTCAGATGTGAGTGGTTTCCTGGAATGCGAGTGCGTTCCTGTGAGCGATGCAAGGGATGCGTGCGACTGCGATATACTCGTCACAGCCACCCCCTCGAGGGCGCCTGTTGTTCTCTCGGAGTGGGTGAGGGATGGAACTCACATCAACGCGATAGGCGCTGACGCTCCTGGAAAGCAGGAGCTCGACCCGAGGCTCCTGAGGCGCGCGAAGGTGGTCGTCGATGATCTCTCCCAGGCGGTCCACTCCGGCGAGGTGAACGTCCCGATATCCAGAGGGGAGTACAGGAGCGATGAGATTCACGCCCAGCTCGGAGAGATCGTTGCCGGGAAGATTCCAGGAAGGGAAAACGACATGGAGATAACAATCTTCGACTCCACAGGACTGGCAATACAGGACATCGCTGTCGCCAGCCTGGTTTACAGAAGGGCTAGAGAGCTCAGTATCGGCACCTTGCTGGAGTTCATGTGA
- the cooS gene encoding anaerobic carbon-monoxide dehydrogenase catalytic subunit, translating to MANKPATESIDPATTKMLLEARRAGLETAWDRFNKQQPQCGFGLLGICCRNCNMGPCRIDPFGEGPDKGVCGATADIIVARNLLRMIAAGAAAHADHARDAVIVFKEASEGRARSYQIRDEAKLRALAAEYNISSWGEGGGAADLANALLSDFGRQQGSVMLTHRAPEKRQRIWEKLGIIPRGIDREIVECMHRTNMGVDNDPLHILLQGLRTSIADGWGASMIATEVQDILFGTPSPKRSEANLGVLREDEVNIIVHGHEPILSEMIVEAASDPEMIRLAEKLGAKGINVAGICCTGNEVLMRHGIPVAGNFLQQELAVITGAVEAMVVDVQCVMPSLGSLAACYHTKFISTSPKAEFPGALRMEFSEERAAEMAREIVRTAVENYRNRDKSRVIIPREKSECMVGFSVEAILNALGGSPQPLIDAVVNGSIKGIAAVVGCNNPKVQHDSGHINLVRELIRNNVLVVTTGCNAIACAKAGLLRPEAAAEAGDGLRGVCESLGVPPVLHMGSCVDISRILVVAAAIANRLGVDISDLPVAGAAPEWMSEKAVSIGAYVVASGVYTVLGTVPPVLGSPVVTRILTKDLGDAVGATFAVEPDPFKAARLIIEHIESRRKGLGLKV from the coding sequence ATGGCGAACAAACCTGCCACTGAGAGCATCGATCCAGCCACCACGAAGATGCTGCTCGAGGCACGCAGGGCTGGACTCGAGACTGCCTGGGATCGTTTCAACAAACAGCAACCTCAGTGTGGATTTGGACTTCTCGGCATATGCTGCCGCAACTGCAACATGGGGCCGTGCAGGATAGATCCCTTCGGGGAGGGACCTGATAAGGGCGTCTGTGGCGCGACCGCGGATATCATTGTTGCACGCAACCTCCTGAGGATGATAGCTGCAGGTGCGGCCGCACATGCAGACCACGCCAGAGACGCTGTCATTGTTTTCAAGGAGGCATCCGAGGGAAGGGCGAGGAGCTATCAGATCAGAGATGAGGCTAAGCTCAGAGCGCTTGCAGCGGAGTACAACATCTCGAGCTGGGGAGAGGGTGGAGGTGCAGCAGATCTCGCAAACGCCCTGCTCTCGGATTTCGGAAGACAGCAGGGATCTGTGATGCTCACGCACAGAGCCCCGGAGAAGCGGCAGAGGATCTGGGAGAAGCTGGGCATAATCCCCAGAGGCATCGACAGGGAGATCGTGGAGTGCATGCACCGCACAAACATGGGTGTGGACAACGATCCGCTTCACATCCTGCTCCAGGGGCTGAGAACCAGCATCGCTGACGGCTGGGGCGCGTCGATGATTGCAACAGAGGTGCAGGATATCCTCTTCGGAACGCCATCTCCCAAGAGATCAGAGGCGAACCTGGGCGTGCTCAGGGAGGATGAGGTGAACATAATCGTCCACGGCCACGAGCCCATCCTATCGGAGATGATCGTTGAGGCCGCTTCAGATCCTGAGATGATCAGGCTCGCAGAGAAGCTCGGGGCGAAGGGGATCAACGTCGCCGGGATATGCTGCACCGGCAATGAGGTGCTTATGCGCCACGGTATCCCAGTGGCAGGAAACTTCCTCCAGCAGGAGCTCGCCGTGATAACAGGCGCTGTTGAGGCCATGGTGGTCGATGTGCAGTGCGTCATGCCGTCGCTCGGAAGCCTCGCCGCGTGCTATCACACGAAGTTCATCTCAACATCCCCGAAGGCGGAGTTCCCCGGAGCCCTCAGGATGGAGTTCAGCGAGGAACGGGCAGCAGAGATGGCAAGGGAGATCGTGAGAACAGCGGTCGAGAACTACAGGAACCGGGACAAGAGCAGGGTGATCATACCAAGAGAGAAGAGCGAGTGCATGGTCGGGTTCAGCGTCGAGGCGATACTGAATGCGCTTGGGGGATCACCGCAGCCGCTCATAGATGCTGTGGTGAATGGATCGATAAAGGGCATCGCAGCAGTCGTCGGCTGCAACAATCCAAAGGTTCAGCATGATTCTGGTCACATCAACCTCGTCAGGGAGCTGATCAGGAACAACGTGCTCGTCGTGACGACCGGATGCAATGCGATCGCATGCGCGAAGGCAGGTCTGCTCAGGCCTGAGGCTGCAGCGGAGGCTGGGGACGGGCTGAGGGGTGTGTGTGAATCCCTGGGTGTACCTCCGGTTCTGCACATGGGCTCTTGCGTTGACATCAGCAGGATTCTTGTGGTGGCGGCTGCGATCGCGAACAGGCTTGGAGTGGACATAAGCGATCTTCCGGTTGCAGGCGCAGCTCCTGAGTGGATGAGCGAGAAGGCGGTCAGCATAGGGGCATATGTTGTGGCCTCAGGGGTGTACACGGTCCTGGGCACGGTGCCGCCAGTTCTCGGAAGCCCTGTGGTGACGAGGATCCTGACGAAGGACCTTGGCGATGCTGTTGGGGCGACGTTCGCGGTCGAGCCGGATCCGTTCAAAGCAGCCAGGCTCATCATAGAGCACATAGAGAGCAGGAGAAAGGGCCTGGGGCTGAAGGTGTAG
- the trxA gene encoding thioredoxin: MDELDEIRRKKLEELKRELAARSHVASEPRIEYPDRPVLVTDSSMDSGIKQYPVFVVDCWAEWCGPCRAIAPVIDEMARELKGRVVFGKLNVDQNPLTSRKYGITAIPTLLVFRNGRLVDRLVGAYPKQILMSRIKKYLD; this comes from the coding sequence ATGGATGAGCTGGATGAGATAAGGAGAAAGAAGCTCGAGGAGCTGAAGCGCGAGCTGGCCGCGAGGTCGCATGTGGCGAGCGAGCCCAGAATAGAGTACCCGGACAGGCCGGTTCTGGTGACGGACAGCAGCATGGATTCCGGAATAAAGCAGTACCCTGTATTCGTGGTTGACTGCTGGGCTGAGTGGTGCGGGCCTTGCAGGGCCATCGCGCCTGTGATAGATGAGATGGCGCGCGAGCTGAAGGGACGCGTGGTGTTCGGGAAGCTGAATGTGGATCAGAACCCGCTCACATCGAGAAAGTACGGCATCACCGCGATACCAACGCTCCTGGTCTTCAGGAACGGCAGGCTCGTCGACAGGCTTGTTGGAGCGTATCCGAAGCAGATCCTGATGAGCAGGATTAAGAAATACCTGGATTAG
- a CDS encoding N-acetyltransferase, with the protein MRIRRACMDDLDRIVEIEKLCFPEDVLFTRGLFSFLLRNVTALVACDNDEIVGFVIGYLTGRTGVIYTIDVHPDHRRKGVGSALLGAIEREMQAAGARRFRLEAAISNTAALNLYRKAGYVEGEVLRNYYGYGKDAVRLWKEVSNTPP; encoded by the coding sequence ATGCGGATCCGCAGAGCATGCATGGATGATCTCGACAGGATCGTGGAGATCGAGAAGCTCTGTTTCCCGGAGGATGTTCTCTTCACAAGAGGTCTCTTCTCATTTCTTCTTAGAAATGTGACAGCCCTTGTTGCATGCGATAACGATGAGATCGTGGGCTTTGTGATAGGGTATCTCACAGGCAGGACGGGCGTGATATACACGATCGATGTGCATCCTGATCACAGACGAAAGGGTGTGGGATCAGCGCTGCTGGGTGCGATCGAGAGAGAGATGCAGGCTGCCGGGGCGAGGCGGTTCAGGCTCGAGGCTGCGATCTCCAATACAGCTGCGCTGAACCTCTACCGGAAAGCTGGATATGTGGAGGGAGAGGTGCTCAGGAACTACTACGGTTACGGTAAGGATGCCGTCAGGCTCTGGAAGGAGGTATCAAATACTCCTCCCTGA
- a CDS encoding ABC transporter permease produces the protein MSLQGEINKCLSAAYKNWIISKRNVFTVFELVFWPLISLLSIGLMTRFLGVGGNTVAFLLVGAIGLTILQICQIDVAYVLLFDMWSKSIKNTFVSPVRGYHLVLGALLFGMVRGTFAFTILVVISRILFGFDFLAGGIHTVLIFLTGVFAVSAIIGMIVCISILLFGQKADVAAWSLSGVIMLISGIYYPVSVLPEPLQLMARAVPLTYFLEYYRSAYGFGDHHILTGAAMVSAYMIAGLIALEITIERARNTGILLRLSE, from the coding sequence TTGAGCTTGCAGGGTGAGATCAACAAGTGCCTATCAGCGGCATACAAGAACTGGATAATATCAAAGAGGAACGTGTTCACGGTCTTCGAGCTCGTCTTCTGGCCGCTGATCAGCCTTCTCTCCATCGGCCTGATGACCAGGTTTTTGGGTGTAGGGGGGAACACAGTCGCGTTCCTCCTAGTGGGTGCGATCGGGCTGACGATCCTCCAGATATGCCAGATAGATGTCGCCTACGTTCTGCTCTTCGACATGTGGTCGAAGAGCATAAAGAACACATTCGTATCTCCTGTGCGTGGGTACCACCTCGTGCTCGGCGCCCTCCTTTTCGGGATGGTGAGGGGAACATTTGCATTCACGATACTCGTTGTCATCAGCAGAATCCTCTTCGGCTTTGATTTCCTCGCAGGAGGTATCCACACGGTTCTGATATTTCTGACAGGGGTCTTCGCAGTCTCAGCCATAATAGGGATGATCGTCTGCATCTCGATCCTCCTCTTCGGGCAGAAGGCAGATGTTGCAGCATGGAGCCTGAGCGGAGTGATCATGCTCATAAGCGGGATATACTATCCGGTCAGCGTTCTTCCGGAGCCGCTCCAGCTCATGGCACGTGCCGTGCCGCTGACGTACTTTCTGGAGTACTACAGGTCCGCCTACGGCTTTGGGGATCACCACATCCTGACAGGAGCGGCGATGGTGAGTGCGTACATGATCGCAGGACTGATCGCCCTGGAGATAACGATCGAGCGGGCCAGGAACACAGGCATACTCCTGCGCCTCTCGGAGTGA